One segment of Sulfobacillus thermosulfidooxidans DSM 9293 DNA contains the following:
- the purT gene encoding formate-dependent phosphoribosylglycinamide formyltransferase, whose protein sequence is MAYHSAKLLLLGSGELGKEVLIEAQRLGLYTVAVDRYPDAPAMAVAHKSHVINMTDADALYELIKTEHPDYIVPEIEALSTPTLEILEGEGFRVIPTARAARLTMDREGIRRLAAETLNLPTARYEFANSLQELEEAARHLGFPLVVKPIMSSSGKGQSVCYDPVDLKTAWNTAMEAGRVHNQRVIVEEFIAFDSEITVLTVRSKTGTVLCPAIGHRQVHGDYIESWQPHFLTPSQWDQAQFIARAITDALGGLGIFGVELFVTPERVYFSEVSPRPHDTGMVTMVSQSLSEFALHVRAILGFPVPPVDVLKPSASYAIKADHAYTNYRLNGVEDALQVPSTQIRIFAKPTTYPGRRVGVVLAQADTVDEARQRAQQARERITIQES, encoded by the coding sequence ATGGCATATCACAGCGCAAAATTACTGTTGTTAGGTTCTGGAGAGCTGGGTAAAGAAGTCTTAATCGAAGCCCAACGTTTAGGTCTTTATACTGTGGCAGTGGACCGGTATCCGGATGCTCCCGCCATGGCCGTTGCCCACAAGTCACATGTAATTAATATGACGGACGCGGATGCTCTCTACGAATTAATCAAAACCGAACATCCAGATTACATTGTGCCAGAAATTGAAGCCTTGTCGACACCCACGTTAGAAATTCTCGAGGGAGAGGGGTTTCGTGTTATCCCCACTGCCCGCGCAGCCCGGTTGACCATGGACCGAGAAGGGATTCGTCGGTTGGCTGCGGAAACCTTGAATCTGCCCACAGCCCGCTACGAATTCGCTAATAGCCTGCAAGAACTTGAAGAGGCTGCTCGGCATCTCGGATTTCCCCTCGTTGTGAAACCGATTATGAGTTCTTCAGGCAAGGGTCAAAGCGTCTGTTATGACCCTGTTGACCTCAAAACCGCATGGAATACAGCAATGGAAGCTGGTCGTGTTCACAACCAACGCGTTATTGTTGAAGAATTTATCGCTTTTGATTCCGAAATTACGGTTTTAACAGTCCGCAGTAAAACGGGCACCGTTCTATGTCCGGCCATTGGACATCGCCAAGTCCATGGAGACTATATTGAATCGTGGCAACCTCATTTTTTGACTCCCTCACAGTGGGATCAAGCCCAGTTTATCGCCCGGGCTATTACCGATGCATTGGGCGGTTTGGGTATTTTCGGTGTGGAACTATTTGTAACACCTGAGCGCGTCTATTTTAGTGAAGTCTCTCCTCGACCCCATGACACCGGAATGGTGACAATGGTTAGCCAGAGCTTGTCGGAATTCGCTTTACATGTTCGAGCTATTTTGGGATTTCCTGTTCCCCCCGTGGATGTGCTCAAACCCTCTGCGAGCTATGCTATCAAAGCCGACCATGCCTATACCAATTACCGCCTAAATGGCGTGGAGGACGCGTTGCAAGTCCCTTCCACCCAGATTCGTATATTTGCCAAACCCACAACCTATCCCGGTCGCCGTGTCGGTGTTGTTTTGGCGCAGGCTGATACTGTTGACGAAGCTCGCCAGCGTGCTCAACAGGCCCGAGAACGGATCACAATTCAGGAATCATAG
- a CDS encoding class I SAM-dependent methyltransferase produces MPHHSHDFDPVRLVQMETSRRDIFPPHMTLDHFLVRPDMVIADIGCGPGYYAIEAAQRLPEGQVYAIDRQQDMLEWTQKRAQNSGLTNLMVLKASADQIPLEAESLDAVLMANVLHDLPDHARVVTEVYRLLKPGGTYFLVEWDKTPTEFGPPLDIRFTPSELMNLLDYHHFEHIQQIEAPAPWFQIRAKKPTH; encoded by the coding sequence GTGCCCCATCATAGCCATGACTTTGATCCCGTACGGTTAGTTCAAATGGAAACAAGCCGTCGGGATATTTTTCCTCCGCACATGACGTTGGATCACTTTCTTGTTCGTCCCGATATGGTTATCGCTGATATTGGCTGTGGCCCCGGCTATTATGCTATTGAAGCCGCCCAAAGGTTGCCTGAAGGTCAAGTCTATGCCATTGATCGGCAACAAGACATGCTGGAATGGACACAAAAACGGGCACAAAATTCAGGCCTGACAAATCTTATGGTCTTAAAGGCTTCAGCCGACCAGATTCCTCTAGAGGCGGAGTCGCTCGATGCGGTCTTGATGGCCAATGTCTTGCACGATTTGCCTGATCACGCACGCGTCGTAACAGAAGTATATCGTCTCCTCAAGCCGGGAGGAACATATTTTTTGGTGGAGTGGGACAAAACTCCCACAGAATTCGGTCCTCCTCTCGACATTCGCTTTACCCCATCCGAGTTAATGAATCTATTAGACTACCATCATTTTGAGCACATCCAACAAATTGAGGCGCCGGCGCCATGGTTTCAAATTCGTGCAAAAAAGCCCACTCATTAG
- a CDS encoding fumarylacetoacetate hydrolase family protein: MKIARIHADQRDELALVISDRLLPIARLRTLADFPSQLLPAFVTMEDVLHSPSLLTQLQNVDQWIKTHTSRIPESWWESTETTLPVVAQPEKILCVGLNYRRHVEETHLEIPPYPVLFSKFANSLEGNGQVVFMGDMASQWDYEAELVIVIGRPCFKVSEEQALDYVLGYCNGNDLSARDLQFRTGQWLLGKTLAGMAPIGPYIVTRDEIPNPNALTVRCWVNGELRQEDETGQMIFSPQYLIHYISQFMKLVPGDLIFTGTPSGVILGQPPEQRQWLKDGDHVTVEIDGLGRLETTLKAGYPVE; encoded by the coding sequence ATGAAAATTGCGCGCATTCATGCTGATCAACGCGATGAATTGGCGTTGGTCATTAGCGACCGTTTGTTGCCTATCGCTCGTCTCAGAACACTCGCCGATTTTCCCTCTCAATTATTACCGGCTTTTGTGACGATGGAAGATGTGTTACATTCTCCGAGTTTATTGACCCAATTACAGAATGTTGACCAGTGGATTAAAACACATACAAGCCGTATTCCCGAATCGTGGTGGGAATCCACGGAGACGACGCTGCCCGTTGTGGCTCAACCCGAAAAAATTTTGTGTGTAGGATTAAATTATCGTCGTCATGTTGAAGAAACCCATTTAGAAATTCCGCCATACCCCGTATTATTCAGTAAATTTGCCAATAGTCTTGAGGGCAACGGACAAGTCGTTTTTATGGGGGATATGGCGTCACAATGGGATTATGAAGCCGAACTTGTCATTGTCATAGGACGGCCTTGCTTTAAGGTATCAGAAGAACAGGCCTTGGATTATGTGTTGGGATATTGCAATGGCAATGATCTTTCCGCGCGTGATTTGCAGTTTCGGACGGGACAATGGCTCCTTGGTAAGACATTAGCAGGAATGGCCCCCATAGGACCTTACATTGTAACTCGGGATGAAATCCCCAATCCCAATGCGTTAACCGTGCGGTGTTGGGTAAACGGAGAATTGCGCCAAGAAGATGAGACCGGGCAGATGATTTTTTCTCCACAATATTTGATTCATTATATTTCACAATTTATGAAGCTCGTTCCGGGTGATTTGATATTTACGGGGACACCGTCCGGTGTGATTCTTGGGCAGCCTCCAGAACAGCGACAATGGTTAAAAGACGGCGACCACGTTACGGTGGAAATTGATGGACTAGGTCGCCTGGAAACGACATTAAAAGCAGGGTATCCAGTGGAGTAA
- a CDS encoding phosphoribulokinase — protein sequence MVSRRHRITMIGIAGDSGAGKSTYAAALQELLGVDRVTVLTLDDYHSLDRDERNAIGVTALNPWKANNLGLLIEHVWALRHGKPIVKPTYDHATGRFGPMEEIVPKDIVILEGLHTLYLEKLREALDLRIYFDTDNELRVRWKVRRDSGARGYTPQEVLEEIERRRPDVMRYIEPQKAFADLVIHYMPDKTLPPTPEYPEPVRVVFAERLRRNKRILVKWLALGARLGLVHAEHVHDIVEGEEMEVAALWGTTQQSALQSLVEMVSDSQLFHEHITRLGKTLDYDPIGVSRILVASMILLLDRNFRHDEQILRQL from the coding sequence ATGGTATCAAGGCGTCATCGAATTACAATGATTGGAATAGCGGGGGACAGTGGTGCAGGTAAATCAACTTACGCGGCTGCATTACAGGAACTCCTAGGGGTTGACCGGGTCACGGTGTTGACGCTGGACGATTACCATTCGCTCGATCGTGACGAACGCAACGCTATTGGAGTCACTGCGTTAAATCCCTGGAAAGCTAACAATCTGGGCTTATTAATTGAGCATGTTTGGGCTTTACGACATGGTAAACCCATTGTTAAACCGACGTATGATCATGCTACCGGACGATTTGGACCAATGGAGGAGATTGTCCCCAAGGACATTGTTATCTTAGAGGGCTTGCACACGCTCTATTTGGAAAAATTACGGGAAGCATTAGACCTGCGAATTTATTTTGATACCGACAATGAACTGCGTGTCCGGTGGAAGGTTCGTCGTGATTCAGGTGCTAGAGGATATACTCCGCAAGAAGTGCTAGAAGAAATTGAACGCCGGCGGCCTGATGTCATGCGGTATATCGAACCTCAAAAAGCTTTTGCGGATTTGGTTATTCACTATATGCCGGACAAAACCTTGCCTCCGACTCCCGAATATCCTGAACCTGTTCGGGTGGTATTTGCAGAACGGTTGCGCCGCAACAAGCGGATTTTGGTCAAGTGGCTTGCTCTTGGAGCACGTTTGGGCTTAGTGCATGCGGAGCATGTGCATGATATTGTGGAAGGCGAAGAAATGGAAGTCGCCGCCTTATGGGGAACGACTCAACAGTCAGCTTTACAATCTTTAGTTGAGATGGTGTCAGACAGCCAGCTCTTCCATGAGCATATCACCCGGTTAGGGAAGACGTTAGATTACGATCCTATTGGTGTGTCACGAATTCTGGTAGCCAGTATGATTTTGCTTCTCGACCGCAATTTCCGTCACGACGAACAAATTCTTCGGCAATTATAA
- a CDS encoding S1C family serine protease yields the protein MSTMLKTLGYSVMGFALGAGVAGGSTLAFEPHHATQNPSIYQKVTTHSSPTLPIAPDTIANVVKRVSPAIVKIVATHPNGQVDIGTGFFLTSSGELVTNDHVIYGANHIQVDVPGYKTPFTARVLGTDYISDLAALKISAPKPLPTLQLGSSSKTPVGSWAIAIGNPYDLNHTVTVGVISAKGRPLTIGQRQYPNLLQTSAAINPGNSGGPLLNLKGQVVGINTAVSTQGQGIGFAIPVSTVKKLWPQLIKYGHAKEPWLGVVVTTDTPVLARQFQLPVQHGVAIGYVVPGSSAAKAGLHAGEVITKVNNQTVNSATGLEDIINHYKVGQQITLTLQGRHGSTTKTLSLGEAPNGPISIPQALF from the coding sequence ATGTCAACAATGCTCAAAACTCTAGGATATTCGGTGATGGGGTTTGCCTTAGGAGCTGGTGTCGCCGGAGGCAGTACCTTGGCTTTTGAACCCCATCACGCTACCCAAAATCCGTCTATTTACCAGAAAGTCACGACCCATAGTTCCCCTACATTACCTATTGCGCCCGATACGATTGCCAACGTTGTAAAACGGGTGAGCCCGGCCATTGTCAAGATTGTTGCGACACATCCCAATGGGCAAGTCGATATTGGGACCGGATTTTTTTTGACATCATCAGGAGAATTGGTAACGAATGACCATGTCATCTATGGCGCCAATCACATTCAGGTTGACGTACCGGGATATAAGACGCCATTTACGGCGCGGGTTTTAGGCACCGATTATATTTCCGATTTGGCCGCGCTAAAAATTTCGGCGCCAAAACCCTTACCAACACTGCAGCTGGGCAGTTCATCTAAAACTCCAGTAGGCTCGTGGGCGATAGCTATTGGCAATCCATATGATTTAAATCATACGGTTACGGTGGGCGTCATTAGTGCAAAAGGTCGACCCTTGACCATCGGTCAACGACAATACCCCAACTTGCTACAAACATCTGCGGCGATTAATCCAGGCAACAGTGGGGGACCCTTGCTAAATCTTAAAGGCCAAGTGGTAGGAATTAATACGGCGGTTTCGACGCAAGGGCAAGGCATAGGCTTTGCCATTCCGGTATCCACGGTAAAGAAACTCTGGCCCCAGTTGATCAAGTACGGGCACGCTAAAGAGCCGTGGTTGGGCGTTGTGGTAACAACTGATACTCCGGTTTTGGCTCGTCAATTTCAATTACCAGTGCAACATGGAGTAGCTATTGGATACGTCGTGCCCGGTAGCAGCGCCGCGAAGGCGGGCTTGCACGCGGGCGAAGTGATTACAAAAGTCAACAATCAAACGGTAAACTCGGCGACTGGTTTGGAAGATATCATAAATCATTACAAAGTCGGACAACAAATCACCCTGACATTACAAGGACGTCACGGCTCTACCACGAAAACTCTGAGTTTGGGAGAAGCGCCAAATGGTCCGATTTCCATACCTCAAGCATTATTTTAA
- a CDS encoding L,D-transpeptidase family protein — protein MDEVIADMAGDWLMLESRTAKHKTHHGWHYLWTVPLITAGVIIYSFWPRATVTASSNALARLSLNGRLASAIAMGPHDQQIKLMTKNGQLWPLSSMEAGVPYTIRLQINGPSWWPFGPTTISKTLVTPQDPIVTANELTVIPGHPVALSLSSPASILHIIMNNRQRAIIHSTVPQSIYSIHSPGTAPGEQGTLTVQTQARAWESVSTPKTLSWRTPNWLKVVASPNVNLPIGLTQPLTLNFSHAIEKSHLIPKLSPQIAGQWIWKSPTTEQFIPSSIWGYGPDQVVTVTIPGGPNGYHSAQGAYFPNNVTISWSTAPGSTLRLQELLAKLGYLPLKWIPNTPVPDTLSAQIAAMMNAPSGQFQWQYSNTPATLQSFWIPGQYTVMVKGAVMNFERVHNLPVDGIAGPQVWRDLIQADLGDQMNPDGYSYVYVSENLPETLTLWHNGKIVLKSLANTGIPQSPTYIGTYPVYQRYLSQTMQGVNPNGVPYYDPGVPYVNYFKGGDAVHGFPRAKYGFPQSLGCVELPIPVAAKVWPYLHYGTLVTVAPPTSLSSSSAAAS, from the coding sequence TTGGATGAAGTTATCGCTGATATGGCAGGTGATTGGTTAATGCTTGAAAGCCGCACGGCAAAACACAAAACGCATCATGGATGGCATTATTTATGGACTGTTCCCTTAATCACAGCAGGAGTGATTATCTATAGTTTTTGGCCAAGAGCCACTGTTACCGCCAGTTCTAATGCGCTAGCCCGTCTATCGTTAAATGGAAGGCTGGCTTCAGCCATTGCGATGGGACCCCATGACCAACAAATCAAATTGATGACTAAAAATGGTCAATTATGGCCTCTTTCCTCAATGGAAGCAGGGGTTCCTTATACGATTCGTTTGCAGATTAATGGACCATCGTGGTGGCCTTTTGGTCCCACGACGATCTCGAAAACTCTTGTCACGCCACAAGATCCTATTGTCACGGCTAACGAGCTCACGGTGATTCCCGGTCACCCTGTTGCCCTATCTTTATCATCGCCTGCATCCATCTTGCATATCATTATGAACAATCGTCAACGAGCCATTATTCATTCAACGGTCCCGCAATCGATTTATTCGATTCATAGTCCCGGAACAGCGCCAGGCGAACAAGGCACCTTAACCGTTCAGACACAAGCCAGGGCTTGGGAAAGTGTCTCAACTCCCAAAACGCTGAGTTGGCGAACACCAAATTGGCTTAAGGTCGTCGCCTCTCCCAATGTCAATCTTCCCATTGGCTTGACCCAACCGTTAACCTTAAACTTTTCGCATGCTATCGAAAAAAGTCACCTGATTCCAAAACTTAGTCCGCAAATTGCCGGCCAGTGGATTTGGAAAAGTCCAACCACTGAGCAGTTTATCCCCTCATCAATTTGGGGTTATGGGCCAGACCAAGTCGTAACCGTAACCATTCCTGGCGGACCAAACGGTTATCATAGTGCCCAAGGAGCCTATTTTCCTAATAATGTGACCATATCTTGGTCAACAGCCCCAGGTTCCACATTGCGCCTGCAAGAATTATTAGCCAAACTGGGATACCTCCCCCTAAAATGGATTCCCAATACTCCCGTACCTGATACGCTATCGGCGCAAATTGCGGCCATGATGAATGCTCCCTCTGGCCAGTTTCAATGGCAATACTCGAACACACCAGCCACGCTTCAGTCATTTTGGATACCGGGACAATATACGGTGATGGTCAAAGGGGCCGTCATGAACTTTGAACGGGTACATAATCTACCGGTCGACGGAATCGCAGGACCTCAAGTATGGAGAGACCTTATTCAGGCCGATCTGGGCGATCAAATGAATCCCGATGGATATTCTTATGTTTATGTGTCAGAAAACCTTCCCGAAACCTTGACCCTATGGCATAATGGCAAAATTGTTCTTAAATCATTGGCCAATACCGGGATCCCTCAGTCCCCCACGTACATTGGGACCTATCCCGTTTACCAGCGCTATTTATCCCAAACCATGCAGGGTGTCAATCCTAATGGGGTGCCTTATTACGATCCCGGTGTTCCCTATGTCAATTATTTCAAAGGCGGCGATGCCGTCCATGGCTTTCCTCGGGCAAAATACGGATTCCCGCAAAGTTTAGGATGTGTCGAACTCCCGATTCCTGTTGCTGCTAAAGTCTGGCCCTATTTGCATTACGGCACCCTAGTCACAGTCGCTCCCCCCACGTCCTTGTCGTCGTCATCAGCTGCTGCCAGTTAA
- a CDS encoding NAD(P)/FAD-dependent oxidoreductase, translating to MKHYDYLIVGGGVAAASAVAGIRRRDKTGSIGLFSEERYPVYNRPPLSKKLWMGERIEDIWMRPSPLSLNAQEHLTTKITAIDRQNKIVTDEFGNSYGYGKLLLATGGTPSHLPSHDVPIIYFRNLDDYFALRRLADAKNRFLVIGGGFIGSEIAAALNLNEKEVTMVYPEPHLVDRFFPEDLKHVIDQEYLQRGVKLIAGDRVTNLASENGEIMVTTKNGISFSVEAVVAGIGITPNTDLAKMAGLTVNDGIVVNEYLQTSDPDIYSAGDVTSFPYPYPDQKSRVEHEDNALTQGKAAGENMAGAHKPYTHLPFFYSDMFSLGYEAIGRLDKNLDIFADWVKFGEEGVLYYLHDNRVVGILNWNVWDGIPKAREIIEEQKVYEDPSVLKGAIRNA from the coding sequence ATGAAACATTATGACTATCTCATTGTGGGTGGCGGAGTTGCGGCAGCATCTGCCGTCGCAGGGATCCGTCGCCGCGATAAAACGGGTAGCATTGGTCTCTTTTCAGAAGAACGATATCCAGTGTATAATCGCCCCCCCTTGTCGAAAAAACTTTGGATGGGTGAACGAATTGAAGACATTTGGATGCGTCCTAGTCCTCTGTCATTAAACGCCCAAGAACATTTAACCACCAAGATTACAGCCATCGACCGACAAAACAAAATTGTGACGGACGAATTTGGCAATTCATATGGATATGGCAAATTATTGCTCGCAACCGGAGGAACTCCTTCTCATTTGCCCTCCCATGATGTTCCCATTATTTATTTTCGTAACTTGGATGACTACTTTGCTCTTCGCAGGCTAGCGGATGCGAAAAACCGGTTCTTGGTGATTGGTGGCGGCTTTATTGGCTCTGAGATAGCCGCCGCTTTGAACCTCAATGAAAAGGAAGTGACCATGGTCTATCCAGAACCTCATCTGGTTGACCGTTTTTTCCCAGAAGACCTAAAACACGTGATTGACCAGGAATATCTACAACGAGGCGTAAAATTAATTGCGGGCGATAGAGTCACGAATTTAGCATCCGAAAACGGTGAAATTATGGTCACCACCAAAAATGGCATTTCGTTTTCGGTTGAGGCGGTTGTAGCCGGAATTGGGATAACACCCAATACGGATTTAGCAAAAATGGCTGGTCTTACCGTCAATGATGGAATTGTTGTCAATGAGTACTTGCAAACGTCTGATCCCGACATTTATTCCGCCGGAGACGTCACCTCTTTTCCCTATCCATACCCCGATCAAAAATCTCGGGTTGAACATGAAGATAATGCATTAACCCAAGGAAAAGCCGCTGGAGAAAATATGGCCGGAGCCCACAAACCTTATACCCATCTTCCATTTTTCTATTCGGATATGTTTTCTTTGGGATATGAGGCCATCGGCCGTTTAGATAAGAACCTGGACATTTTCGCGGATTGGGTAAAATTTGGCGAAGAAGGGGTGCTCTATTATCTCCACGACAACCGCGTCGTTGGTATTCTCAACTGGAATGTCTGGGATGGAATCCCTAAGGCTCGTGAGATTATCGAAGAGCAAAAAGTCTACGAAGATCCCTCCGTTTTAAAAGGCGCAATTCGAAACGCATAA
- a CDS encoding sigma-70 family RNA polymerase sigma factor has translation MAASVASQARVSDDELLLRDRQGDSDAMEELLLRYQGLVAAKARSYFVVGLDHDDLQQEGMLGLFYAIRHFRWEQGVPFQAFADLCVSRRIISAVIRATRKKQQPLNTAFSLYQTTSEEPDGQLFIGKLEDHKAMNPEHWVMEQENQERWTTLLRRRLTTLEQDVLHLYLSGFTYQQIARKLGRTPKSVDNALQRIRAKASFAFKH, from the coding sequence ATGGCGGCTTCGGTGGCTTCACAGGCTCGCGTATCGGATGATGAATTATTGTTACGTGATCGGCAAGGTGATAGTGATGCCATGGAGGAATTATTACTTCGATACCAAGGCCTAGTTGCCGCTAAAGCCCGGTCGTATTTTGTCGTGGGGTTGGATCATGATGATCTTCAACAAGAAGGTATGCTGGGATTGTTTTATGCCATCCGTCATTTTCGTTGGGAACAGGGTGTACCTTTTCAGGCATTTGCGGATCTCTGCGTTAGTCGACGCATTATCAGTGCCGTAATTCGGGCGACGCGAAAAAAACAGCAACCATTAAACACGGCATTTTCGTTGTATCAAACAACATCGGAAGAGCCAGACGGACAACTCTTTATTGGAAAACTGGAAGATCATAAGGCCATGAACCCCGAACATTGGGTAATGGAACAAGAAAACCAGGAACGCTGGACCACGTTATTACGACGTCGCTTGACAACATTGGAGCAAGATGTGCTCCATCTGTATTTATCAGGATTTACCTATCAACAAATTGCTCGAAAACTCGGCCGCACGCCAAAGTCGGTCGATAATGCGCTTCAACGCATTCGGGCAAAAGCCAGTTTTGCCTTTAAACACTGA
- the fba gene encoding class II fructose-1,6-bisphosphate aldolase, protein MGFGSFNYWLRDGLNKGYAVAQININNLEFVQAIIEAAEEERAPIILGASEGALKYMGLDYAVAIAKTAAERASVPVMLHLDHGPNLDWVLKAIRNGFSSVMIDASRLPLEENIALTKKVVDLCHPLGIEVEAELGRITGTDDDLTVDERLATLCRPEDAERFVAETHVDALAAAIGSAHGHYKGKPELDFERLAAIREVTGIPLVLHGGSGIPDEDVKKAISLGIAKMNINTDNQEVFTAKVREVLAANPKMYDPRKYLGPGRDEIKAMVKKKLALTGSVNRV, encoded by the coding sequence GTGGGATTTGGTTCTTTTAATTATTGGCTTCGAGATGGATTAAACAAGGGGTATGCGGTAGCTCAAATAAATATTAACAACTTGGAATTCGTTCAGGCTATTATTGAGGCCGCTGAAGAGGAACGTGCGCCCATCATTTTAGGTGCTAGTGAGGGTGCTTTAAAGTATATGGGACTCGATTATGCTGTCGCCATCGCGAAAACGGCTGCGGAGCGTGCTAGCGTGCCGGTCATGCTGCATCTCGATCACGGGCCGAATTTAGACTGGGTATTGAAGGCGATCCGCAATGGATTCTCGTCCGTGATGATTGATGCGTCCCGACTTCCCCTAGAAGAGAATATTGCTCTCACTAAAAAAGTTGTAGATTTGTGTCATCCATTGGGTATTGAAGTGGAAGCGGAACTGGGTCGCATTACGGGTACCGATGATGACTTAACCGTCGATGAACGCCTAGCAACCTTGTGTCGACCGGAAGATGCGGAACGCTTTGTTGCAGAAACACATGTTGATGCCTTAGCAGCTGCGATTGGCTCAGCTCATGGGCATTACAAAGGGAAACCAGAATTAGATTTTGAGCGACTAGCCGCGATTCGCGAAGTGACAGGTATTCCGTTAGTATTACATGGTGGTTCAGGTATCCCCGATGAAGATGTGAAAAAAGCGATTAGCCTAGGAATCGCAAAAATGAATATTAATACCGACAATCAGGAAGTTTTCACAGCTAAGGTCCGCGAGGTATTAGCAGCGAATCCGAAGATGTATGATCCTCGTAAATATTTAGGACCTGGCCGAGATGAAATTAAGGCCATGGTCAAGAAAAAACTTGCCTTAACGGGTTCCGTAAACCGGGTTTAA
- a CDS encoding class I SAM-dependent methyltransferase — protein sequence MQSVAKTHTSTRHHSSRRSSHVWPWHEWALEHMEPAKAASILDLGCGKGHMARSLITEMGPYGEIVAVDPSPELLHEAENRSQSDIERRIQWMMGTHHHVFYPDNSFDRILTEFILDAYYADDILQEVQRLICDRGRVVFLCYGTPTNHLARFAQHLWHWIVSYHRFVGLPSRNFLNNPIDIQQLAVLLPSYNFQVISSQQWLGGFIYGLTVEYHEANNAIKSDQDPTLIR from the coding sequence ATGCAAAGCGTCGCAAAAACTCATACTTCTACCCGACACCATTCATCGCGGCGCTCTTCGCACGTCTGGCCATGGCATGAGTGGGCATTAGAACATATGGAACCAGCCAAAGCCGCGTCGATTTTAGATTTGGGATGTGGCAAAGGACATATGGCTCGCAGTTTAATAACAGAAATGGGACCGTATGGAGAAATTGTCGCTGTCGATCCCTCCCCGGAACTGCTGCATGAAGCAGAAAATCGTTCCCAAAGCGACATCGAGCGTCGTATCCAATGGATGATGGGAACGCACCATCATGTCTTTTATCCAGACAACAGCTTTGACCGGATTTTAACTGAATTCATTTTGGATGCTTACTACGCAGATGACATTCTGCAAGAAGTTCAGCGGTTAATCTGTGATCGCGGACGTGTTGTCTTTTTATGTTATGGGACACCCACCAATCACTTAGCACGGTTTGCCCAGCATTTATGGCATTGGATTGTGTCTTATCACCGTTTTGTTGGACTACCTAGCCGCAACTTTTTAAATAATCCTATCGACATCCAACAGTTAGCAGTCCTCTTACCATCCTATAACTTTCAGGTCATCAGTTCGCAACAATGGCTAGGGGGATTTATTTATGGGTTAACCGTTGAATATCATGAAGCCAACAATGCAATAAAAAGTGATCAAGATCCTACGTTAATCCGGTAG
- a CDS encoding SHOCT domain-containing protein gives MGWTFIVFLPFMVTMMVLAASTAFYHHSSHSRDDDLFFGRQRLYQWFQEGPNMLNDFSGKTPLEIAQERYAKGEMTHEEFDRMVERLKESRHTWQKW, from the coding sequence ATGGGCTGGACATTTATCGTATTTCTCCCATTCATGGTGACCATGATGGTTCTAGCTGCCAGTACAGCATTTTACCATCATTCCTCACATTCACGAGATGACGATCTATTCTTTGGACGCCAGCGCCTATATCAATGGTTCCAAGAAGGTCCGAATATGTTGAATGACTTTTCAGGGAAAACACCACTAGAGATTGCCCAAGAACGCTATGCCAAGGGAGAAATGACCCACGAGGAATTCGACAGAATGGTCGAGCGGCTGAAAGAATCTCGTCATACCTGGCAAAAATGGTAA